The genomic DNA GATTCCGAGCTTCTTCTCTTTTTTCCCTACTGAGAAACCTGGGAAATCCTTCTCGACGATGAAGGCACTCGTCCCGCGCTGACGCTGTGATGGATCGGTCAGGGCGAATACGACGTAGGTGTCGGCGATGCCGCCGTTCGTGATGAAGATCTTCGAGCCGTTCAGCACGTAGTGGTCCCCTTCAAGGCGTGCAGTCGTCTTCATGCCGCCGGCATCAGATCCCGATGCCGGCTCCGTGAGACCATAAGCCCCGATTTTCTCCCCTTGTGCCATCGGACGGAGATATTTCTGCTTTTGTTCTTCCGTACCGAATTTATAGACCGGCCACCCGGCAAGGGACGTATGGGCAGACAGCGTCACACCGATCGATGCGCACACCCTCGAGAGCTCTTCTACTGCGATGCAATAGGCAAGGAAGTCACTTCCGATACCCCCGTATTCCTCCGGCCAGGGAATGCCCGTCAGTCCGAGTTCGGCCATCTTTTGGAAAAGCTCCATATCGAAGCGCTCTTCTTCATCTCTCTCAGCAGCCGTAGGCGCCACTTCGTTCCTGGCAAAATCGCGGACCATCTTCC from Rossellomorea marisflavi includes the following:
- a CDS encoding acyl-CoA dehydrogenase; this translates as MNFKLSEEHEMIRKMVRDFARNEVAPTAAERDEEERFDMELFQKMAELGLTGIPWPEEYGGIGSDFLAYCIAVEELSRVCASIGVTLSAHTSLAGWPVYKFGTEEQKQKYLRPMAQGEKIGAYGLTEPASGSDAGGMKTTARLEGDHYVLNGSKIFITNGGIADTYVVFALTDPSQRQRGTSAFIVEKDFPGFSVGKKEKKLGIRSSPTTEIIFEDCKVPKENLLGKEGEGFKIAMMTLDGGRNGIAAQAVGIAQGALDASVDYAKEREQFGKPIAANQGISFKIADMATSIEASRLLTYQAAWLESEGLPYGKESAMSKLMAGDTAMKVTTEAVQIFGGYGYTKDYPVERFMRDAKITQIYEGTQEIQRLVISRMVTK